ATTTATAACCTGCCCGACGCCGGCAGCACCAAGCTCAACCTGCCGATGCAGCCGGGGGCCTATCGCCTCGTCTTCCGCACCAAAACCGCTCTTGGCAGCAAGTTCACCGACGTGCGCAACTTCACCATCCGCTCGGGCCAGACGACTTCGGTAGGCATTTTTGGGAAATAACTTACTGAATCACCGCCCTTGGAAAAGCACCTGAACACCGTTGAGAAAATTGCCTGGCCCGTGGCCGTTCTGGGCCTGGCGGCCAAGTGGGCCCTGGTGCCCGCCGGCAGCTACCTGCTGATTTTGGCGCTGGGGGCCCTGGCCGCGGTATATTTTCTGAGGTCGTACTGGCCGGCGGCTGCCATGGCGGGCGGCGGGGGGCCCAGTGCTGCGGCGCCCGCCTCGTTTCTAGGCGACTACCTGCGCAAGGTCACGGGCATCAGCGCGGCGGTTACGCTGGTGGGCACCTTATTCAAGCTGATGAACTGGGGCAGCGGCAACACCCTGCTGGTGGTGGGCGTGGCCACGATGGCGCTGGTAGTGGTGGGGTCCGCCCTTTCCGGGCGCTGGTCGTGGCTTGCCGTAGCCCTGGCGGCACTGGGGGCCCTGGCACTGTACGTGCCTTCCGAAACCATGATCCAGACGTTTCACCGCGACGACCCGGGGCTGGTGGAACGGCTGGTGTATCAGCTGCACCATCCCCGCGACCGCGCCGCCGCGGAAGCCGTGCAACAGTATTTGCGGCAGAAACCGGGCCCCCGGTAAGGAGTTCAGGGGGCCATTAAACTTCTGGGCCCGTCCGGCGTCCAACCGTCACTTTCCCGCTCAGCCCCCGGCCTCCCCGTTTGGAAGACCACGAAATCCTCCGCCTGTTCCAGAACCCCGCCAGTCGCAACCTGGCGTTCAACCAGCTGGTGCGCAAGTACCAGCGGAAGGTGTATTGGCACGTGCGCAAGATGGTGGTGGACCACGACGACGCCGACGACCTCACCCAGGACGTGTTCGTGAAGGTGTGGAAGCACCTGGAAAACTTCCGCCAGGACGCCCAGCTTTTCACCTGGATTTACCGCATCGCCACCAACGAGTGCCTGGGGTTTTTGGGCAGCAAACGCCGCAAGTTCCTGCTGCCGCTGAACGACGTGGGCGCCGAGCTGGCCGAAAAGCTGGAGGCTGACCCCACCCTGGCCGGCGACGAAATAGAACTAACGCTGCAAAAAGCCATTCTGCAACTTCCTGACAAGCAGCGCCTGGTGTTCAACCTTCGCTACTACGACGAAATGCCCTACGAGCAGATGGCCGAGGTGACCGGTACCAGCGTGGGGGCCCTAAAGGCGAGCTACCACCACGCCGTAAAAAAAGTAGAGGACTACGTGACCCGCGCCAGCGGGTGAGATTTTTTTGGGACCGGGTTAAACGTTGCCGCGTTCCGTTCATCCAACCGCCATGAAAACTGCCTTTAAGCTGGACGCGTACCCCCGGCGGCCTTACCCGCCGCTCAGCGATCCGCCGACTACGTATTTTGACCAACTGCCGGCGCGCGTCATGGCCCGCCGCCCCGCGCCCCGCGCGTTAGCCGGCGGCGCGGCCTGGTGGGCCCTGCTGCCCGGGGCCCTGCGCACCAGCCTGGCTTCGGTGGCCGTGCTGGGGACCTTCATAGCTTCGTTCTGGCTTGGCCTGGGCGGCCCGGCGGCCCCCACGGTGAGCGCCAGAGCCGCCACGGCGGCCCTCGACGCGGTGCCCCAGACCGAGCTGGTGGCCTACCTGTTGCGCCCCAGTGCCCACCTCGACGCCAGCGACCTGGCCCGCCTGGTGGACGCCCGGCCCGGCATGGCCGAAACCTTCCTCCGCCCCTCGCCCACCGAACTAAACGAGGCCCTGGACTCCCAGGCTGCCGAAGAAACGCAGTATTTGTAGTTTTTTGCCCTGCCCAATGACCATGTTTGCTTGCTTTTTTGCCCCCGTGCCGCGCCGGCTGGTCCTGGCCGGGGCCCTGCTGCTGGCCGCCACCACCGCCCAGGCCCAGGGGCCGTTGCGCCAGCGGATGCAGGCGGCCAAGGCCGAGCGCCTCTCCCAGCTCGACAACGCCCGCATTGCTTTTTTCACCAGCCGCCTCGCCCTCAGCCAGGACCAGGCCCAGCGCTTCTGGCCGATCTATAACGAGTTCATCGTGCGCCGCCGTGAGTTGAACCGCACCGGCCGGCCGCTGAAGCGCGAGCAGATTGACGTGCTCACCGACCAGCAAATCCGCGACAACATTACCCAAACCTATAACACCCGCCAGCAGGAGCTGAACCTGGAAAAGGACTACTTCGACAAGTTCCAGAAGGTGCTCTCGCTGCGGCAGGTGGCCCAGCTGCTGGCCGCCGAGCGCGACTTCACTAAAGAAGTTATCCGGCGCGTAGCGGCCGCCCCGAGCCCCGCACCCGTGGGCCCGGAGTAACATCCTCCCCGCTTCGCCTTTTATTGAGGCCGCTGCCCCCCGCAGCGGCCTCTTTATTTTTGCGGAGCGGGTGCGGAAGAATCTAAACGGGCCGGCAGTGGTTGCAACGTTTCCGCCACAACAGCCGTGGCCGCGCCGCCGCCCCACGGCTACCCGGCGCGGAACCCCAAAAAATTCGTCCCCATCCGTTAAAATCCGTTAAATCTGTGGTCAGTCACCGCCAGCTTTTTCTTAAACACCAGGCCCAAACCTCCGATTTTCCGTTGCTGCTGGAAATTGAGCGGGCCGAGAGCGTGTACATGTACACGCCGGAGGGCCGCCCCATCCTCGACCTGATTTCGGGCATCGGGGTGAGCAACGTGGGCCACCGCCACCCGCGGGTGCTGGCCGCCATCCACGCCCAGCTCGGCAAGTACCTGCACCTGATGGTGTACGGCGAGCTGGTGCAGGCCGTGCCCGCCCAACTGGCCGAGGCCCTGCACCACACCCTGCCCCCGCACCTCGATTCGGTCTATTTCACCAACTCCGGCACCGAGGCCATCGAGGGGGCACTGAAGCTGGCCAAGCGCCACACCGGCCGCACGGAATTGATTTCCTGCCTGAACGCCTACCACGGCTCCACGCACGGGGCCCTGTCCATCACCGGCTCCGAAAGTTTCAAGAACAGCTACCGGCCGCTGCTGCCCGACGTGCGCCACATCCGCCACAACGATTTCGCCGATTTGGCCCTGATCACCGAGCGCACGGCGGCCGTCGTCATCGAAACGGTGCAGGGCGAGGCCGGCGTGCGCCTGCCCACGCCTTACTACCTGCCGGCCCTGCGCCGCCGCTGCCGCGAGGTGGGGGCCCTGCTCATCCTCGACGAAATCCAGTGCGGCTACGGGCGCACGGGCACCATGTGGGCCTTCGAGCAGTACGGCATCGAGCCCGACATCCTGGTCTGCGCCAAGGGCATGGGCGGTGGCATGCCCATCGGGGCCTTCATTTCCACCACGGAAATCATGAGCGGCTTCAAGACCAACCCCATCCTGGGGCACTGCACCACCTTCGGCGGCCACCCGGTGAGCTGCGCGGCGGCCCTGGCCACGCTGCACGTTATGCAGGACGAAAACCTGGCCGCCGGCGTGGCCGAAAAAGCGGCGCGGTTCCGGGCGCAGCTGCGGCACCCGGCCATCCGGGCGGTGCGCGGCAGCGGCCTGCTAATGGCGGTGGAATTCGACTCGTTCGAGGTCCTCAAGCCCATCATCGATAGGGCCCTGGAACACGAAAGTATCCTCACCGACTGGTTCCTGTTCTGCGACAACTCGCTGCGCCTGGCCCCGCCCCTAATCATCACCGATGAGGAAATTGACGCTGCCTGCGCGGGCTTACTGCGGGCCATTGATTTTGTGGCGGGCAGGTAATTAATTACTGGGCCAACGCGCAGAAAAAGGCCGTCATGCAGAGCGCAGCGAAGCATCTTTTCCGCGTAACTAATTAATTACTGCTGCGGGAAAGTTGCTTCGCTGCGCTCTGCATGACGGCCTAATTGTTAATGGTAACAGCGTACAAATTAATTACAGCACGCCCTTTTCCGTCATCTGCCTAATAGTTTCGCGGTAATTGATGCCGACGGGGACTTCCATGCCGTTTACGATTTCGATGGTGTTGCCGTGGATGGCCTTGATGGCGGTTTTCTGCACGAGGTAGGAGCGGTTGACGCGCAGGAAATCAGCGGGGTCGAGCAGGGTGGCCATTTTGGTCATCGTCATGTGCGCGACGACGACCTCCGCTTTCGTGTAGATTTTAAGGTAGTCCTTCATCCCCTCCACGAACAGCACGTCGTCGACGGACACGCGCCGGAACTTCTTGTTTTCCTTGATGAGCAGCAGGCGCTGGCGCTCGGGGGGCCCCAGCGGCGGCTCGGGGGCCCCGGCGGGCGCCAGCTGCTGGCGCGCCTTGCCGATGGCCCGGGCGAACCGCTCGAAGGTGATGGGCTTGAGCAGGAAATCCACCGCGTCGTGCTCGAAGCCCTGCACGGCGTACTCGGAGTAGGCGGTGGTGAAAATTATGGCCGGCCGCCAGCGCGTAAACGTGTTCAGGAACTCCAAGCCGTTCATTTCCGGCATGTTCACGTCGAGCAGAATGAGGTCGGGCCGCAGCTTTTCCACCCGGACCAGGGCCTCCACGGCGTTGTCGAACGTGGCCAGCAGCGCCACGGAGCCGAGGCGGCCGAGGTACTTCTGGAGCAGCTCCTGGGCCAGGGGCTCGTCGTCGATGAGGACGCAGGTCAGCCGTTGTGCGGGGGCCATAGGCGGAGCAGGATGTCGAATTGGGTGGCGGTGTGGCTGGTTTGCAGCGAGTAGGCGCCGGGGTACAGGATGTCGAGCCGGCGGCGGGTGTTGCGGGTGCCGATGCCTTCGCGGATTTCCGCGCCCGCCTGCGCCGGCCGGGCGTTGGCCACCGCGAAGCTGAACGTGCCCAGCTCGTCGCGGTAGGCGCGGATGCGCACCCAGGCGTCGTGGCGCAATTTATCGACGCCGTGCTTCACGGCGTTCTCCACGAAGTTGATGAGCAGCAGCGGTGGGATGCGCTGGGGCCCCAAATCGGGCGCAATTTCCAGTGCTACTTCCAGCCGCCGCCGGTGCCGAATCTGCTGAATTTCGATGTAGTTCTGGATGAACGCCAGCTCCTTGGCTACGTCCACTTCGGTGGTGGCGGCGTCGTACAGCGCGTAGCGCATCATGTCGGAGAGCGACACGACGATGAACGCGGCGGTTTTGTCCTTGTCCTCAATCAGCGAATACACGCTGTTCAGGGTATTAAACAGAAAGTGCGGGTTGATTTGCGCCCGCAGAAATTCCAGCTCCAGCTTCAGGTTATCTTTTTTGAGATGGAAGCACTAATATCCATCACTAAAACAACCCATTATAACCTATTTAACAGATCAAAGGCTAAAACACTTATAAGATATTTTAGTTAGCTAAAAAATATCATAGGCGGTCATGCTGAACTTGTCGAAGCATCTCTACCGCTCAGTGAATCATGGTTTACTGAGCGGTAGAGATGCTTCGACAAGCTCAGCATGACCTTTTCATTAACTTGAACAGCTTCTTAAGCTATATAATCATCATAATATTAAAATCAAACATTTTATTGATCAAACATTTTAATAATTAAAGCTCATACGTATAATTAAGCAAATATTTAAAAATATCAATTTACCTAAACATCATTTTAAACTGGCTCTTGGCATTGCGGCGATCTTTCACACATACTGATGCTGCTTTTGCTATATCTTGCTAAGTAACGGTTCGACAAGCATCAAGTTAAAGTACACTTGGGAGGGTATAGAGTCACTGCCAATGAGTAAAGGGGAGCTTAATAAATAATTTCAAAAGCAAGAATTTACACTCATGAAGCTAGTCAAATACTGTAATTCAGATCATAATCCATTGGATGGATGCCGAACTTTACAGCTCGGCACGGCAGAATTCTACCGAAATATGGATGCATCGCGACCCATAGCTGATACTCAAGAGGGCCATATAACTTACTTGGGGACTAATTATGCAAATGGCTTTGGTTTGGGAGCAGTAATTTCAGGTAATATTGGTGAAAATCTCTACATTTTCTCTATGTCTACTGAAGACTTACCCATAGAGGAAGCTAAATTACGCTTCGGAGAAGACAAAGATTCTCGCTATTATATCAAAGACCTATCTAAGTTTATAAGCATGATTTTCAATCAGATGGGAAGTCAAGTAACTTACCAAGACTTTACTGAAGGATCTCAGGAATTTTTAAACAATTTGGGTCGTAAACCTTTCTTTGAAACTAGACCCTACTTTGGTTTAATAAAATATCAAGATGCTTATCTCATGGATTATTCAGAAGAAATTAGTCTTGGTTCATTCAGTTGGTTTATAAATAGTCAATTTAGAAAAAGAGAATCTTATAAAGAAGATGCTGAATTCAGAATTGTAATTGTAATTATCGAAAAGGAGAGTGGGCGTATAATTTCAATAAAAGAACCACCTAAAATTTTGACATTCCCAGAGGACACAAATTGGGACTGTTTAAGTAATGTGCCAATAGATTTTGAAAAATAGTTCATTCATAATCTCCAACTACAAAGCCAAGAAATTTGCGCGAAAGCGACACTGATCTTGTGTCAGCCATTGTAACTAGAATTCTGGCAGCTTATCACATAGCTGCGGTTATTCAATGGCACCGTGGCTCTGGTAATTGGGCCGACGAATGCGCCGGCCGTAGGCCAGGCTCACGAAGTCGCTTTTGCCCACCGCCCGGCTCAGCAGCGCCGATGGGAAGAGGCTGGTGTAGTGCCGCGCGTTTTGCTGGCCGGTGGTGCGCAGCTCGCCCAGCGAGTTCGTGTTTTCGAGCCGCAGCCCGAGGCGGTAGGCCAGCCCGAAGCGCTTGCCGGCGAAGGTGGCGTAGGCCGCCGACACGTTTTCGCGGTACGTGAAGAAGTTGGTACGCAGGGCGTCGTTCTGCCAGTCGCCGGCTTGCAGCAGCTCGTAGCGGGCGTCGTTTTCCGACGTTACGTAGCTGTGCTTGGCCCCCAGCCCGAGGGTGCCGCCGCCCAGCCGCCGTTCGTAGTCCACCTGCCCGGCCACGATGCAGATGCCCGTGGGCAGGTAGTTGCGCAGCTGCACGCCCCGGCCGGGCATGGGGCTCTGGGCGGTGAAAAAGGTGTTGGCAATCCGGTTTTCGCTCGCCGACTAGTAGCGCGAGTAGTCCAGGTCGGCGGTGAGCGTGCTGGCCGAGTCGAGGGCGTGCTTCAGCCCCAGATTGCCCGAGTACTGGGTGGAGTGGTAAGCGGTGTTGGTCTGGCTGTCGAGCGTCGAATCGACGGGGGCCCCGGGGCCGCGCAGCAGCTGCGTGGCGGCGTTGGCGACGCTGGTGCGGTCGGTGCGCAGGCCGCGCAGGTACAGGTTGAGGCTGGTGCGGGGCCCCAGCTGCCAGTCGAGGCCGGCCTTGGCGTTGTGGGCCAGCTGGCGGGTGGGCGTGGCCGAGGTGAGCAAATGGGTGGCCGTCACGTCCCCACTGGGGCCCCCGAGGTAGTCAATCTGCGCCTCGTCGGACACGCGGGTTTGGCGGCCCGCCAGGTTGTAGCCGCCGTACAGGGCCAGGGCCCCAGCCTTGTGGTTGAGGGACAGGCCGGCGGTTTGGCGGCTGTTGGTGGTGCCGCCCGCGCCCAGCGTGAGGCTGCCCTTGGTGCCGTTTTGCAGGCTTTTTTTGGTGACGATGTTGACGATGCCGCCGGGGCCCTCGGCGTCGTACTTGGCGCCCGGGCTGGTAATCAGCTCAATCTTTTGCAGCTCCTGGCTGGGCAAGCCCTTGAGGAACACGGCCAGATCGGCGGCCGCCAGGTAGGTGCGCTTGCCGTCCACGATTACCAGCGTGCCCTTGCCGTTGAGCGACACGGTTTCCGTGCGCGGGTCCACGTACACGCCGGGCGCGCGGGCCAGCACCTCCAGGGCGGTGTAGCCGGTGGCGAGCGGCGTGCTGGCCACGTCCATCACCAGGCGGTCAGGCAGTTGGGTGATGCGCGGCCGCAGGGTCGTCACCTGCACCTCGCCCAGCTGCTGGGGCGCCGGGCGCAGCAGCAGCTGCACGGGCGCCGGCGGGGCCCCGGCGGCCACCACCAGCCGCCGCGTACTGGGCAGCCAGCCCACAAACGAGGCCCGCAGCCGGTAGGGCCCCGGCGCCACACCGCGCAGCACAAAAGCGCCGCTGGCATCGGCCACGGTAGCCTGCACGCCGCTCGAATCCTGGGCGCTGAGCAGCACCACGGTAGCAAATTCCACGGGCTGCTGGGCAGCGTTTAGCACGGTGCCGCGCACGTCCACGCCCTGGGCCCCGGCAGTGGTTTGCCACAGGATAAAAAAGAGGAGCGTAAAGATTCGGAGCCGCATAGCGTCGCTGGGTTGGTTCGCAGCGAAGTACCGGGGCCCCGGGGCCGGGCCGAAATTTTTTCGACCAGATAGCGCGGGCTGTAGACGTACTCAACGGTTCCGGCCAATGGTTGCAACGCCGTGCCTAGCACCCACGTCCCCAGCTCCCGTCCCAATCAATGCCCCCAGCCTGGCTCATGCTACCCAGGCAGCAAAGTGGGCTGCCACCTGCTGCCCCAACAGCAACTGCGGCTGCCCAGCGTAATGCCGGACAGCCGCAGCCGTTGAAAAAAGTTGTACCTGAGCACCAGCAAAGAGCCGGAACACCGGCGTCTTAGCTGGCTGCCAAATCTTTACTCCCAGCCGCCGCCCAGGGCCCGGTACACGTTCACCGTGGCGTTGAGCTGCTTCATCTTGGTTTCGGTCAGGTCGAAACGGGCGTTCAGGGCGTCGCGCTGGGTGAAGAGCACCTCGGTGTAGTCGGCCCGCACCGATTTGAACAGGCTGTTGGAGATGCGGATGGACAGGCTCAGGGCCTGCACTTCCTTCAGCTTGGCCTCGTAGCCCTGCTCCAGGTTGTTGATGTTCGAGAGCTGGTTGGCCACCTCAATATACGCATTCAGTACCGTGCGCTCGTAGTTGTACACGGCTTGCAGCTGCAAAGCATTGGCCGTGGAATACAGGGCCTTGATGCCGTTGCGGTTGATGAGCGGGGCCGACAAATCGCCGGCTATCGAGTACAGCAGGGCCCCCGGCGTGGTGAACAGCAAGCCGGGTTTGAACGCCCCGAAGCCCACCCCACCGGAAATGCCCAACGACGGGTAGAAGTTGGCGCGTGCCACCTGCACGTCGAGCTTGGCGGCCACTAGCTGCTGCTCGGCCTGGCGGATGTCGGGCCGGTTGCTCAGCAATTGCGCCGGGATGCCGGCCTGGATGGTCTTTGGTACCAGGCTGTTGAACTCTTCGTCGTCGCGCACAATGGGCTGCGGAAATCGGCCCAGCAGGAAGTTGATGCGGTTCTCGGTTTCGGTAATGCGCTGCCGGGTAGCGAATTGCAGGCTGATGGTATTCTGGATCTGGGCCTCGAAGCGCTTGACAGCCAGCTCGGTTACCCGGGCAGATTCTTTTTGCTGCCGCACCACGCGCAAGGCATTGTCCTGAATATCAATATTTTGCTGCAAAATAAGCAGCTGATTATCCAGCGCCAGGAGCTCGTAATACGACGTGGCAATCTCGGCAATCAGGTTCGTCACCATGAAGTTCCGGCCTTCCACCGACGCCAGGTAGCGGGTGGCGGCCGACTTGCGGGCGTTGCGCAGCTTGTGCCAGATGTCCACTTCCCAGCTCGCATAGGCCCCCAGCTGGAAATTGGCCAGCGGGTCGGGCGTGCGGCGGTCGGGCTGGATGTTGATCTGGTCCTCCGTGGCGCCCTGGATGGTGTAGCGGCTCACGCGGTCGAGGGCTGCCTGGCCCCCCAGCGTCACCGAGGGCAAGTACTCGCCCTTGCGGACCTGAATCTCGTTGCGGGCTATCTGCAGCTCCTGCTGCGTGATGTTCAGCTCCTGGTTGCGTTGCAGGGCACTGTCAATCAGTGCTTTCAGGTTGGGATCGGTGAAGAACTCCTGCCACTGCACTTTGGCCGTGCTGAGGGTATCCTGGGCGCTGTTATTGTAGGTGGACGGCACACTGCGGCGCACGTCGCGCCCCACCAACTGGGGCATTTTGCAGCCCGCCACCGCCAAGGCCAGGCAAGCGGCGCTCAGGCCTTGGTAGATGCGTCGCTTAAGCATAAGGCTCTGTTTCTTCAATTAATACGCGAGGCTCAACCCCCTCGAACATGGGGGATTCGTTCTCGTCCCGAATGAGCTTGCTGTCGCCGGCCAAGGTGCCGAAGAAGTAGTACAAGCCGGGGATAATGATTACCCCGAACACGGTGCCGAACAGCATGCCGCCCAAGGCCGAGCTGCCGATGGTGCGGTTGCCGATGGCCCCGGCCCCCGTAGCCACTACCAGCGGCACCAAGCCGGCAATAAAGGCAAACGAGGTCATCAAAATCGGGCGGAAACGTACCCGGGCCCCTTCGATGGCCGCGTCGCGCACCGACATGCCTTCTTCGTGCTTCAGGGCCGCAAACTCGACAATCAGCACGGCGTTCTTACCGAGCAAGCCGACCAGCATCACAAGGCCCACCTGTGCATAAATATCGTTGGCCAGGCCAAACATCTTAATGAACAGGAACGACCCGAATACGCCCGCTACCAGGGAGAATATTACCGCCAGCGGCAGCAGGAAGCTCTCGTATTGGGCAGCGAGTACCAGGTACACGAACACCAGCACCACCAGGAAAATAACGGTCGATTCGTTGCCGCGGCTCACTTCGTCTTTCGACAGGCCACCCCAATCGATGTCGTAGCCGTGGGGCAACTCCTTGGCTACTTCCTGCACGGCTTTGATGGCCTCGCCGCTGCTAAAGCCCTCGGCCGCCCCGCCGCGAATGGACGCGGTGGTGTACATGTTGTAGCGGTTGATTTCGTTGGCACCCTGCGACTTCACGATTTTCATGAAGGCCGAGAAGGGCACCATTTCCCCCTTGTCGTTTTTCGCCCACATGTTCAGGATGTCTTTGGGCAGCCGCCGGTATTCGGGCGAAGCCTGCACGTACACCTTGAAAAAGCGCTGGTATTTGATGAAGCCTAGCTCATAAGTCGAGCCCACCATAATGGAAAGCGTGTTCATGGCATTGCCGATGCTCACGCCTTTCTGCATGGCCAGCTCGTTGTCAATCTTCAGCTCGTACTGCGGATAATCGGCCGAGAAGAAGGTGAACAAGCCCGCCAGCTCCTTGCGTTTTTTCAGCTTGCCCATGAACTCCTCGTTCACCTTTTCCAGCGCCTTGTAGTCGCCGGAGTTGGTTTTGTCGAGCAATTGCAATTGAAAACCGCCCGCTGCGCCGTAGCCCGGCACGGCCGGCGGCTCGAAGAATTCGATGGTCGCCCCCGGAATCTGCTTGGCCTTTTTCTCCAGGTTGCCCACGATGTCGGCAATGGATTCCTTACGCTCCGACCACGGCTTCAAGTCAAGCAACAAAGTACCGGCGTTGGAGCCGCGGCCCTCGGTGAGCACCTCGTAGCCGGCCAGCGAGGAGATATTGGCAATGCCGGGAATGTCCTTAGCCAAGCCGGCCAGTCGCTGCGATACGGCGTTGGTTTGCTCCAGCGTGGTGCCGGGCGGCGTCTGCACAATGGCATAAATCAGGCCCTGGTCTTCGCTCGGAATAAAGCCGGCCGGCAGCTTGGCCGTGATGGCCCAGATGCCCAGCCCGAAGGCCCCCAGCATGGCAAACGTGACGAGGCGGTTGGCCACAATCTTCGCCAGCAGGCCGGTGTAGGCGTTGGTCAGCCGCTCAAACCCGCGGTTGAAGGCGTCGAAAAAGCGCTGAATGGGCGTTTTCTTTTTGGGCTGGCCGTGGTGGTTTTTCAGAATCATGGCACAGAGCACCGGCGTCAGCGTGAGGGCCACAAGGCCCGAAATCACAATGGCCGTGGCCATTGTAATCGAGAACTGGCGGTAGAAAATGCCCACCGGGCCGCTCATGAACGATACTGGGATAAACACGGCCGTCATCATGACGGTAATGGCGATAATGGCCCCGCTGATTTCGCCCACCACCTTGCGCACCGCGTTGAAGGGCGAGAGGTGTTCTTCCTCCATCTTGGCGTGCACGGCCTCAATCACCACAATGGCGTTGTCGACCACAATGCCAATCGAGAGCACCAGCGCAAACAGCGTAATCATGTTGATGGTCAGCCCAAACGCCTGCATGGCCATGAACGAGCCAATAAGCGACACCGGCACAGCGATGGCCGGAATCAGCGTCGAGCGCCAATCGCCCAGAAACAGGAACACCACCAGCGCCACCAGAATGAAGGCGTCGCGCAGGGTATGGATTACGTTCTCAATCGACGCATCGAGGAAGTTCGACACGTCGTAGGTGATTTTGTAGTCCATGCCAGGCGGAAAGCTGCTTTTTTTCAGCTCTTCCAGCTTGGCTTTCACCTCCTTAATTACGTCGCTGGCGTTCGAGCCGTAGGTTTGCTTCAGCACGATGGCCGCCGACGGGTACTGGTTCAGGTTGGAGTAGATGTCGTAGAACTCCGAGCCCAGTTCCACGTTGGCCACGTCTTTCAGGTGGAGGTTCTCGCCGTTGGCGTTGGCCCGCAGGATAACGTTTTTATATTGTTCAACGTCGTTGAAGCGGCCCTGGTACGAGAGCACATATTCC
This genomic stretch from Hymenobacter sp. PAMC 26628 harbors:
- a CDS encoding LytR/AlgR family response regulator transcription factor is translated as MAPAQRLTCVLIDDEPLAQELLQKYLGRLGSVALLATFDNAVEALVRVEKLRPDLILLDVNMPEMNGLEFLNTFTRWRPAIIFTTAYSEYAVQGFEHDAVDFLLKPITFERFARAIGKARQQLAPAGAPEPPLGPPERQRLLLIKENKKFRRVSVDDVLFVEGMKDYLKIYTKAEVVVAHMTMTKMATLLDPADFLRVNRSYLVQKTAIKAIHGNTIEIVNGMEVPVGINYRETIRQMTEKGVL
- a CDS encoding GldL-related protein, translated to MEKHLNTVEKIAWPVAVLGLAAKWALVPAGSYLLILALGALAAVYFLRSYWPAAAMAGGGGPSAAAPASFLGDYLRKVTGISAAVTLVGTLFKLMNWGSGNTLLVVGVATMALVVVGSALSGRWSWLAVALAALGALALYVPSETMIQTFHRDDPGLVERLVYQLHHPRDRAAAEAVQQYLRQKPGPR
- a CDS encoding TonB-dependent receptor, whose protein sequence is MRLRIFTLLFFILWQTTAGAQGVDVRGTVLNAAQQPVEFATVVLLSAQDSSGVQATVADASGAFVLRGVAPGPYRLRASFVGWLPSTRRLVVAAGAPPAPVQLLLRPAPQQLGEVQVTTLRPRITQLPDRLVMDVASTPLATGYTALEVLARAPGVYVDPRTETVSLNGKGTLVIVDGKRTYLAAADLAVFLKGLPSQELQKIELITSPGAKYDAEGPGGIVNIVTKKSLQNGTKGSLTLGAGGTTNSRQTAGLSLNHKAGALALYGGYNLAGRQTRVSDEAQIDYLGGPSGDVTATHLLTSATPTRQLAHNAKAGLDWQLGPRTSLNLYLRGLRTDRTSVANAATQLLRGPGAPVDSTLDSQTNTAYHSTQYSGNLGLKHALDSASTLTADLDYSRY
- a CDS encoding RNA polymerase sigma factor; translated protein: MEDHEILRLFQNPASRNLAFNQLVRKYQRKVYWHVRKMVVDHDDADDLTQDVFVKVWKHLENFRQDAQLFTWIYRIATNECLGFLGSKRRKFLLPLNDVGAELAEKLEADPTLAGDEIELTLQKAILQLPDKQRLVFNLRYYDEMPYEQMAEVTGTSVGALKASYHHAVKKVEDYVTRASG
- a CDS encoding outer membrane beta-barrel protein, producing MPGRGVQLRNYLPTGICIVAGQVDYERRLGGGTLGLGAKHSYVTSENDARYELLQAGDWQNDALRTNFFTYRENVSAAYATFAGKRFGLAYRLGLRLENTNSLGELRTTGQQNARHYTSLFPSALLSRAVGKSDFVSLAYGRRIRRPNYQSHGAIE
- a CDS encoding sensor histidine kinase; translation: MYSLIEDKDKTAAFIVVSLSDMMRYALYDAATTEVDVAKELAFIQNYIEIQQIRHRRRLEVALEIAPDLGPQRIPPLLLINFVENAVKHGVDKLRHDAWVRIRAYRDELGTFSFAVANARPAQAGAEIREGIGTRNTRRRLDILYPGAYSLQTSHTATQFDILLRLWPPHNG
- a CDS encoding aspartate aminotransferase family protein, with the translated sequence MVSHRQLFLKHQAQTSDFPLLLEIERAESVYMYTPEGRPILDLISGIGVSNVGHRHPRVLAAIHAQLGKYLHLMVYGELVQAVPAQLAEALHHTLPPHLDSVYFTNSGTEAIEGALKLAKRHTGRTELISCLNAYHGSTHGALSITGSESFKNSYRPLLPDVRHIRHNDFADLALITERTAAVVIETVQGEAGVRLPTPYYLPALRRRCREVGALLILDEIQCGYGRTGTMWAFEQYGIEPDILVCAKGMGGGMPIGAFISTTEIMSGFKTNPILGHCTTFGGHPVSCAAALATLHVMQDENLAAGVAEKAARFRAQLRHPAIRAVRGSGLLMAVEFDSFEVLKPIIDRALEHESILTDWFLFCDNSLRLAPPLIITDEEIDAACAGLLRAIDFVAGR
- a CDS encoding TolC family protein translates to MLKRRIYQGLSAACLALAVAGCKMPQLVGRDVRRSVPSTYNNSAQDTLSTAKVQWQEFFTDPNLKALIDSALQRNQELNITQQELQIARNEIQVRKGEYLPSVTLGGQAALDRVSRYTIQGATEDQINIQPDRRTPDPLANFQLGAYASWEVDIWHKLRNARKSAATRYLASVEGRNFMVTNLIAEIATSYYELLALDNQLLILQQNIDIQDNALRVVRQQKESARVTELAVKRFEAQIQNTISLQFATRQRITETENRINFLLGRFPQPIVRDDEEFNSLVPKTIQAGIPAQLLSNRPDIRQAEQQLVAAKLDVQVARANFYPSLGISGGVGFGAFKPGLLFTTPGALLYSIAGDLSAPLINRNGIKALYSTANALQLQAVYNYERTVLNAYIEVANQLSNINNLEQGYEAKLKEVQALSLSIRISNSLFKSVRADYTEVLFTQRDALNARFDLTETKMKQLNATVNVYRALGGGWE